In Lacerta agilis isolate rLacAgi1 chromosome 8, rLacAgi1.pri, whole genome shotgun sequence, one genomic interval encodes:
- the APRT gene encoding adenine phosphoribosyltransferase — MGAELRQLRLQQKRRLVQERIREFPDFPTPGVLFRDITPLLKDPVAFAAAIDLLEAHVKASHPQVEYIAGLDSRGFLFGPALAQRLGVGFVLIRKKGKLPGPTVSVAYTLEYGQAELEVQSDAVSPGQNVLLIDDLLATGGTMQAACELMKKLGANILECVVLVELKSLKGEEAIKPNSVYSLLQYD; from the exons ATGGGCGCTGAGTTGCGGCAGCTGCGGCTGCAACAGAAGCGGCGGTTGGTCCAGGAGCGGATCCGGGAGTTCCCCGATTTTCCCACGCCGGGGGTGCTTTTTCG AGATATCACCCCCCTCTTAAAGGACCCGGTTGCCTTTGCAGCTGCAATTGACCTCCTGGAAGCTCACGTCAAGGCCTCACATCCCCAGGTTGAGTACATTGCAG GTCTTGATTCCAGGGGATTCCTTTTTGGACCAGCTTTGGCACAGAGATTGGGAGTTGGATTTGTGCTAATACGGAAGAAGGGGAAGCTACCAGGTCCCACAGTGTCCGTTGCCTACACTCTGGAATATGGCCAG GCAGAGCTTGAAGTTCAAAGCGACGCAGTGAGCCCTGGTCAGAATGTGCTCTTGATTGACGACCTGCTTGCCACAGGAG GAACCATGCAAGCTGCCTGTGAGCTGATGAAGAAGCTGGGGGCTAATATCCTGGAGTGTGTGGTGCTTGTAGAGTTAAAGTCCCTTAAAGGGGAAGAAGCCATCAAGCCAAACTCCGTCTACTCGCTGCTGCAGTATGACTGA